In the genome of Pseudobacteriovorax antillogorgiicola, one region contains:
- a CDS encoding DUF2061 domain-containing protein, with protein MSQETLKRSLLKTCSWRIIATLATGLLVYIFTQDLHAALAVGGLEAIAKMVLYYGHERLWNSVHWGRVYPMPTDQESYVSPEKRNLA; from the coding sequence ATGAGTCAAGAAACACTCAAAAGGTCGCTGCTCAAAACTTGCTCCTGGCGCATCATTGCAACCCTTGCTACAGGCCTATTGGTCTATATATTTACCCAAGACCTTCATGCCGCACTTGCAGTGGGAGGTCTTGAAGCTATCGCAAAAATGGTTCTATATTACGGGCACGAAAGACTTTGGAACTCAGTTCACTGGGGTCGGGTTTATCCCATGCCAACTGATCAGGAGTCATACGTCTCACCTGAAAAAAGGAATCTAGCATGA
- the cysD gene encoding sulfate adenylyltransferase subunit CysD, whose translation MHLNEKHLNDLEDEAIYVIREVASQFERPIMLYSVGKDSSALLHLASKAFAPGRIPFSLLHIDTGYKFPEMIAFRDRIKDHYDVDLKVYRNEEAIKDEAHPSKLGTLRCCGLLKTKALLDALKLYEVDAALGGARRDEEKSRAKERFFSFRDQHGQWDPKNQRPELWDSFNTLIHPGESLRVFPLSNWTELDIWLYIKRENIPIVPLYFSASRPMISKQGQLIPAVGRLGNHPDAVPVPSRYRTLGCAPCTGAVPSTARTLDDIIRETVEAQTSERVTRIIDYDGEASMEKKKREGYF comes from the coding sequence ATGCACCTGAATGAAAAACATCTTAACGATCTGGAAGACGAAGCGATCTACGTGATCCGTGAAGTCGCCAGTCAGTTCGAAAGACCGATCATGCTGTATTCAGTGGGAAAAGACTCTTCTGCACTGCTTCACCTTGCTAGTAAAGCATTTGCACCAGGTCGCATTCCATTCTCCTTGCTTCATATTGATACGGGTTACAAATTCCCAGAAATGATCGCATTTCGTGATCGGATAAAAGATCATTATGATGTGGACCTCAAAGTCTATCGCAATGAAGAAGCTATAAAAGACGAGGCCCATCCCAGCAAATTAGGAACCCTTCGTTGCTGTGGCCTGCTCAAGACTAAGGCTTTGCTTGACGCCCTTAAACTCTACGAGGTCGACGCTGCTCTAGGTGGAGCCCGCCGTGATGAAGAGAAGTCGAGAGCGAAAGAGCGATTCTTCTCGTTTCGCGATCAACATGGACAGTGGGACCCCAAAAATCAGCGTCCAGAACTATGGGATAGCTTTAATACTCTGATTCACCCCGGAGAAAGTCTAAGAGTCTTTCCTCTTTCTAACTGGACCGAACTTGATATCTGGCTGTATATTAAACGGGAAAACATTCCTATAGTGCCACTTTATTTCTCTGCTTCACGACCAATGATTTCAAAACAGGGTCAATTGATCCCTGCAGTAGGCCGTTTAGGCAATCACCCGGATGCAGTGCCCGTTCCAAGCCGCTATAGAACCCTGGGTTGCGCACCTTGTACTGGAGCAGTGCCCTCAACAGCACGAACACTTGATGATATCATCCGTGAAACTGTGGAGGCGCAAACTTCTGAGAGAGTCACCCGCATCATCGACTATGATGGTGAAGCATCCATGGAAAAAAAGAAACGGGAGGGTTATTTCTAA
- the cobA gene encoding uroporphyrinogen-III C-methyltransferase produces the protein MTYGKVSLVGAGPGHPDLLTMRAYRTLQQADVVFYDALLSEDFLSVIPTGIPRFHVGKRCSHHTVPQREIEDLLVRWAKKGQHVVRLKGGDPFIFGRGGEELTACLKAQIPCEIVPGLSSLNGVASSIALPLTHREMVRKVMVIEGHTLGQDSKDWQQLAQFEGTLVIFMGSRKTSLIAEKLIEHGLSRTTPMAMVESDSKMQPHAQVRTLEDVISYGMPKAIDGPGIIYIGPTVDLFLQWQASQQVEGAITLTPFISPDQRMKA, from the coding sequence ATGACTTATGGCAAGGTGAGCCTCGTTGGGGCAGGCCCAGGTCATCCCGATTTACTTACGATGAGGGCTTATCGCACTCTTCAACAAGCTGATGTTGTTTTCTACGACGCTTTATTAAGCGAAGATTTTCTTTCCGTCATCCCAACTGGAATCCCTCGATTCCATGTTGGTAAGCGCTGCTCTCACCACACAGTTCCTCAACGGGAGATCGAGGACCTCTTAGTTCGCTGGGCTAAAAAAGGCCAGCATGTGGTTCGACTCAAAGGTGGCGATCCATTCATTTTTGGTCGTGGGGGCGAAGAACTCACAGCCTGCCTCAAAGCTCAAATTCCATGTGAGATCGTCCCTGGTCTTAGCTCTTTAAACGGTGTTGCCAGCTCCATAGCTCTGCCCCTCACCCATCGGGAGATGGTGCGAAAGGTCATGGTTATCGAGGGCCATACCTTGGGCCAAGACTCAAAAGACTGGCAGCAGCTGGCACAGTTCGAAGGAACCCTAGTCATCTTTATGGGCTCTCGAAAAACTTCTCTTATTGCAGAAAAACTGATTGAGCACGGACTATCTCGGACGACTCCTATGGCCATGGTGGAGTCAGATTCTAAGATGCAACCCCACGCGCAAGTGAGAACATTAGAGGATGTCATATCGTATGGTATGCCCAAGGCAATCGACGGCCCTGGAATTATTTATATCGGACCAACAGTTGATCTATTCCTTCAATGGCAAGCCAGCCAGCAGGTTGAGGGAGCGATCACTCTAACTCCATTCATTAGCCCCGATCAACGCATGAAAGCTTAA
- a CDS encoding phosphoadenylyl-sulfate reductase, with amino-acid sequence MIRSLNLDKLNQEAHRWSSQDIIDHGIKRFGDRLSFASSFGLEDMVLLHMLKDYSIDIFYIDTGRLPIETYQLIEDAEKRYGNRFRSIHPEPDELSRYVAGYGINGFYQSVEARTACCHVRKVRPLARALDQQHAWFAGLRAEQSSYRSTLAFFEDDGYNRVRINPLKNWRWQDLWDYIDSHQVPFNRLHKQGYPSIGCQPCSRAISPGEDFRSGRWWWEKSRKKECGLHNHRRQEDAPE; translated from the coding sequence ATGATACGATCCTTAAATCTCGATAAATTAAACCAAGAAGCCCACCGATGGTCTAGCCAGGACATCATTGATCATGGGATCAAACGATTCGGGGATCGCTTGTCTTTTGCATCAAGTTTTGGGCTAGAGGATATGGTTTTGCTTCACATGCTGAAGGACTACAGTATCGATATTTTTTATATCGATACGGGGCGACTCCCCATAGAAACGTATCAGCTTATAGAAGACGCTGAAAAACGCTATGGCAACCGCTTTCGAAGCATTCATCCTGAGCCTGACGAACTTAGCCGTTATGTAGCGGGTTACGGAATCAACGGTTTCTACCAGTCTGTTGAGGCTCGAACAGCTTGCTGCCATGTACGTAAGGTGAGGCCTCTTGCTAGAGCTCTTGATCAGCAACATGCTTGGTTTGCCGGTTTAAGGGCAGAGCAGTCTTCATATCGCTCAACACTTGCGTTTTTCGAAGACGATGGTTACAACCGAGTTCGAATCAATCCGCTCAAAAATTGGCGCTGGCAAGATCTTTGGGATTACATCGACTCCCACCAAGTACCATTTAACAGACTTCATAAACAAGGATACCCCAGCATTGGTTGCCAGCCGTGCTCCCGTGCCATTAGTCCCGGAGAAGACTTTCGATCTGGACGTTGGTGGTGGGAGAAAAGCAGAAAAAAGGAATGTGGTCTGCATAACCATAGGAGGCAGGAAGATGCACCTGAATGA
- a CDS encoding sulfate adenylyltransferase subunit 1, which yields MKNLLRISTAGSVDDGKSTLIGRLLHDCQSIMTDQMHQLSTQGQGDLNFAALTDGLKSEREQGITIDVAYKYFASPRRKFILADTPGHEQYTRNMATGASTADLAIILVDARQGPTEQTKRHTAISHLLKIPLVIFAINKMDSIAYDEDRYLEIEQQVLAMAQKLGFAESLALPMSALKGDNITKQSTAMPWYRGPSLLEHLETLDVSPSRDSHGHLAVQYVIRPHQDFRGFAGKVTDGTLREGDFIEVFPEDGRSRIKAIYRGNQRQGEAREGQSILVELEENLDIQAGSIISHVDNPIQESYAWQSSLVWFAAHEAQEGRTYLLKHRSRYFKVRLSKLLSKLNLSTLQTQATRGLSLNDIGQCVIESQATIGASSYESSRLLGSFLLVDEQTYATVAAGRFEFPIELPKSQRELVWHFIDSQNSELFKSLIQESNTLLIDNSPLPGSPEIDLWWLKQISKSNIPVVTNRRELLDYSEGVLWREWSENDLQRLRRLLLSGGSLS from the coding sequence ATGAAGAATCTTCTACGAATATCCACAGCTGGTAGTGTTGATGACGGCAAATCTACACTGATAGGACGCCTCCTTCACGATTGCCAATCAATCATGACTGATCAAATGCATCAGCTCTCGACTCAGGGTCAAGGCGACCTCAACTTTGCTGCTCTTACCGACGGACTCAAATCTGAGCGAGAACAGGGTATCACCATCGATGTGGCCTACAAGTATTTTGCTAGCCCTCGCCGTAAATTTATCCTTGCCGATACACCCGGTCACGAGCAGTACACAAGAAACATGGCAACAGGAGCGTCCACAGCTGATTTGGCGATCATACTTGTCGATGCCCGCCAGGGCCCTACTGAGCAAACCAAACGCCACACTGCTATCAGCCACCTTCTCAAAATTCCGCTCGTGATCTTCGCCATCAACAAGATGGATAGTATCGCCTATGATGAAGACCGCTACCTTGAGATTGAGCAGCAAGTTTTAGCCATGGCACAAAAATTAGGATTTGCAGAAAGTCTCGCGCTTCCCATGAGTGCCTTAAAGGGTGATAACATTACCAAGCAATCGACAGCAATGCCCTGGTATCGTGGCCCTTCGCTGCTGGAACATCTGGAAACTCTCGATGTCAGCCCAAGTCGTGATAGCCACGGACATCTCGCCGTTCAATACGTCATCCGCCCCCATCAGGACTTTCGTGGCTTCGCTGGCAAAGTTACTGATGGGACTCTGCGGGAGGGTGATTTTATTGAAGTCTTCCCCGAAGATGGCCGCAGCCGCATCAAGGCTATCTATCGCGGGAATCAGCGACAGGGAGAAGCTCGCGAAGGACAATCGATTCTAGTGGAGCTAGAAGAGAACCTAGATATCCAAGCTGGCTCCATTATCAGCCATGTAGACAACCCCATTCAAGAGAGTTACGCTTGGCAAAGCTCATTGGTTTGGTTTGCAGCCCATGAAGCCCAGGAAGGTCGCACCTACCTGCTCAAACACCGCAGTCGCTACTTCAAGGTTAGGTTGAGCAAACTTCTTAGTAAGTTGAATCTCAGCACACTCCAAACTCAGGCAACCAGAGGACTAAGCCTAAATGATATTGGCCAATGTGTGATTGAAAGCCAAGCGACAATTGGAGCTAGTTCTTACGAATCATCCCGTCTCCTCGGTAGTTTCTTGCTGGTAGATGAGCAAACATATGCCACGGTTGCCGCTGGACGCTTTGAATTTCCTATAGAACTCCCAAAGTCCCAGCGCGAGCTTGTATGGCACTTTATCGATAGCCAAAACTCTGAGTTGTTCAAAAGTCTCATTCAGGAATCCAATACGCTGTTAATAGATAACAGTCCTCTGCCAGGGTCTCCAGAAATTGATTTGTGGTGGCTGAAACAGATTTCTAAAAGCAACATTCCTGTAGTCACCAATCGCCGTGAGCTATTAGATTATTCCGAAGGTGTTCTCTGGCGCGAATGGTCTGAAAATGACCTACAACGGTTGAGACGACTGCTTCTATCAGGAGGTTCACTGTCATGA
- a CDS encoding NADPH-dependent assimilatory sulfite reductase hemoprotein subunit → MSQELTKIERLKQSSHGLRGKIKEELKDPEAKRFTNDSEQLLKFHGMYQQKDRDRRAPAERKLGPKPFTLMIRGRIPGGRLSPESWRVWDDLASAYSSGGIRLTTRQSIQLHGVLKSQVEDSIKKIHQSLQTTTGACGDVVRNVTQAVNPWGDPKLAQLDHVAELISQHFEVRSQAYFDIFLDGESVRVDEQETIYGDRYLPRKFKIAVSAEGDNSVDIYTHDFAIVATFNDGGVIDGYHIFAGGGMGTSHNNEATFPRLADHLGWIPKKELIPISEAIVTTQRDFGNREDRSQARLKYTIAHRGVDWFRHEVSSRAGVDFEDRPLAPWKTRSPLGWFDQANGKKALGLHLLSGRIIDQPNRKLKSALRQIIDHYVTQVQITAEQDLILEGIDPEKQIEVETILDQNGISPFSPNRIFDRAVTCVALPTCVKALAESERVGEATFSSIQELFDKHRQGRRAPTVRITGCPNGCARPYAAEIGLVGQLPGKYALFLGGSQEGTRLAKKIGDKLKLDDIYRYLDFAFSQWSKQGEPTEDFGDFVDRVGLANLKPIEEGLE, encoded by the coding sequence ATGAGCCAAGAGTTAACCAAAATTGAACGCCTCAAGCAAAGTTCACATGGCTTGCGAGGCAAAATCAAAGAAGAACTTAAGGATCCCGAAGCCAAGCGCTTTACCAATGATTCTGAGCAATTGCTTAAATTTCATGGCATGTATCAGCAGAAAGACCGAGATCGCCGCGCACCAGCAGAGCGCAAGCTTGGCCCTAAACCCTTTACTTTGATGATTCGGGGCCGAATCCCGGGAGGGCGTCTCAGCCCCGAAAGCTGGAGGGTATGGGACGATCTAGCAAGCGCATATTCCAGCGGCGGAATTAGGCTTACCACCAGACAAAGTATTCAATTACATGGTGTTCTAAAATCTCAAGTGGAAGACTCCATCAAGAAGATTCACCAATCACTTCAAACTACCACAGGTGCCTGTGGCGATGTTGTTCGCAATGTAACTCAGGCAGTCAACCCTTGGGGAGACCCGAAGCTTGCGCAGCTTGATCATGTGGCCGAACTCATCTCGCAACACTTCGAAGTTAGAAGTCAGGCGTACTTCGATATCTTTCTCGATGGTGAGTCGGTGCGCGTCGATGAACAAGAAACGATCTATGGCGACCGATATTTGCCCCGAAAGTTTAAAATTGCTGTAAGTGCGGAAGGTGACAACAGTGTCGACATCTATACTCACGACTTCGCCATCGTCGCTACTTTCAACGATGGTGGAGTGATCGATGGCTACCATATATTTGCTGGCGGCGGCATGGGCACATCCCATAATAACGAAGCGACTTTTCCCAGGCTCGCTGATCATCTAGGCTGGATTCCTAAAAAAGAACTTATCCCTATTAGTGAAGCCATTGTCACGACCCAAAGGGATTTCGGCAATCGTGAGGACCGTTCCCAAGCTCGGCTCAAATACACCATTGCTCATCGAGGAGTCGATTGGTTTCGCCATGAGGTAAGCAGTCGCGCCGGTGTCGACTTTGAAGATCGCCCCCTTGCTCCCTGGAAGACTAGATCGCCTTTGGGTTGGTTTGATCAAGCCAATGGCAAAAAAGCTTTGGGCTTGCATCTACTTTCTGGTCGCATTATAGATCAGCCAAACCGCAAGCTGAAATCGGCTCTTCGCCAGATAATCGATCACTACGTTACACAAGTGCAAATCACAGCTGAACAAGATCTGATTCTGGAGGGAATCGATCCCGAAAAGCAAATCGAAGTGGAAACGATTTTGGATCAGAATGGCATTAGCCCTTTTTCCCCAAACCGAATCTTTGATCGAGCCGTGACATGTGTTGCTCTGCCAACCTGCGTGAAGGCACTAGCCGAAAGTGAGAGAGTTGGCGAAGCAACCTTCTCTAGCATCCAAGAGCTATTTGACAAACATCGGCAAGGGCGACGAGCACCAACCGTTCGTATCACAGGTTGCCCAAACGGTTGTGCTCGTCCCTATGCTGCTGAGATCGGCCTCGTGGGTCAATTACCTGGCAAATACGCTTTATTTTTAGGTGGCAGCCAAGAGGGAACACGGCTAGCCAAGAAAATAGGCGATAAACTCAAGCTCGACGATATATATAGGTATCTTGATTTTGCCTTTTCCCAGTGGTCTAAGCAGGGAGAGCCCACCGAAGATTTTGGTGATTTTGTGGATCGTGTCGGCTTGGCTAACCTTAAACCAATCGAGGAGGGCTTAGAATGA